In a genomic window of Hyphomicrobiales bacterium:
- a CDS encoding LysR family transcriptional regulator: MINITLKQLRYFDSLASEGHFKRAAELCAISQPALSMQIKELEDVLGAALFERSARQVRLTAFGEKIAGRVEEILRSVDELGDFARASRGLLSGSLRIGVIPTIAPYLLPTVIGNLRAAFEGVDIHVRETLTSKLVQELLDGRIDTAIVALPVSEPNLTEVALFTEDFVLVRPAADEGQPVPEPAALRDMHLLLLEEGHCFRDQALTFCDLKPTPPRAGLDGSSLSTLVQMVGAGIGVTLIPEMAVGVETRSAPVSIARFASPTPSRTVGMVWRKSNPLAEQLMQVAEIVRQSAETQGAARSH, from the coding sequence ATGATAAATATCACTCTGAAACAACTCCGCTATTTCGATTCTCTGGCGTCGGAAGGCCATTTCAAACGGGCGGCCGAACTGTGCGCGATCTCGCAGCCGGCCCTGTCGATGCAGATCAAGGAGCTGGAAGACGTGCTAGGTGCGGCGCTGTTCGAACGCAGCGCCCGCCAGGTGCGGTTGACCGCCTTTGGCGAAAAGATCGCGGGACGAGTCGAGGAGATTCTGCGATCCGTCGATGAGCTGGGGGACTTCGCCCGCGCGTCGCGCGGCCTGCTATCGGGAAGCCTGCGGATCGGCGTCATTCCCACGATCGCGCCGTATCTCCTGCCGACGGTGATCGGCAATCTCCGTGCCGCCTTCGAGGGAGTCGATATCCACGTGCGAGAGACGTTGACGTCGAAACTTGTGCAGGAACTTCTCGACGGGCGCATCGATACGGCCATTGTCGCTCTGCCGGTATCCGAGCCGAACCTGACGGAGGTCGCGCTGTTCACGGAAGACTTCGTCCTGGTGCGCCCGGCGGCGGATGAGGGCCAACCCGTCCCGGAACCGGCGGCGCTGCGGGACATGCACCTGCTGCTTCTGGAAGAGGGGCATTGCTTCCGCGATCAGGCGTTGACCTTCTGCGACCTGAAGCCGACCCCGCCGCGCGCGGGGCTGGACGGCAGTTCGCTGTCCACGCTCGTTCAGATGGTGGGCGCCGGCATTGGCGTCACGCTCATTCCCGAAATGGCAGTCGGCGTCGAAACCCGATCGGCGCCGGTGTCGATCGCGCGCTTTGCAAGCCCGACGCCGTCTCGAACCGTGGGAATGGTCTGGCGCAAGTCCAACCCGCTTGCCGAACAGCTCATGCAGGTCGCCGAAATTGTTCGCCAATCGGCCGAGACGCAAGGTGCCGCGCGGAGCCACTGA
- a CDS encoding DUF4212 domain-containing protein: MSDNSSNNAYWSANLRLIVISLVIWALVSFGFGILLRPMLSGIAVGGTDLGFWFAQQGSILVFLALIFFYAWRMNRLDRKHGVDEE, encoded by the coding sequence ATGTCCGACAACTCATCCAATAACGCATATTGGTCCGCCAATCTGCGCCTTATCGTGATCAGCCTCGTTATCTGGGCGCTGGTCTCGTTCGGGTTCGGCATCCTGCTGCGCCCGATGCTGAGCGGCATCGCCGTCGGCGGAACCGATCTGGGCTTCTGGTTTGCCCAGCAGGGTTCGATCCTTGTCTTCCTGGCGCTGATCTTCTTCTACGCCTGGCGGATGAACCGGCTCGATCGCAAGCACGGCGTTGACGAAGAATAG